One region of Rhodophyticola sp. CCM32 genomic DNA includes:
- a CDS encoding enoyl-CoA hydratase/isomerase family protein has translation MSETRLHPNLVLTRKGAIHELRVDREEALGALNFEIMEALGAYITELSADTECRALILTGTGKGFVAGADITGYHGASQAVFDAFQRRSRQTFDAIAVLPQITICAVNGYALGGGFELALCCDFILVAECAKLGLPEIKLGLLPGGGGTQRLPKLVGRMRAKEILLSGRFITASEAVDYGAALEVLEADALLPRARDMAEMLVAQAPVALSEGKRVIDDGVEMPLSAGLTFEQRVLGALYATDDAKEGIDAFVGKRDPVWSGT, from the coding sequence ATGAGCGAGACGCGCCTTCACCCCAATCTTGTGCTGACCCGCAAAGGGGCGATCCATGAATTGCGCGTGGACCGTGAAGAGGCGCTGGGTGCGCTCAATTTCGAGATTATGGAGGCGCTTGGTGCCTATATCACGGAACTTTCCGCCGATACGGAGTGCCGCGCGCTGATCCTGACGGGCACGGGCAAGGGGTTTGTCGCCGGGGCCGATATCACCGGCTATCATGGCGCCTCCCAGGCCGTGTTCGACGCGTTTCAGCGCCGGTCGCGGCAGACCTTTGATGCCATTGCCGTCCTGCCGCAAATCACCATCTGCGCGGTGAATGGCTATGCGCTTGGGGGTGGGTTCGAACTGGCACTGTGCTGCGATTTCATTCTTGTAGCAGAATGCGCAAAACTGGGCCTGCCCGAGATCAAGCTGGGGCTGCTGCCCGGTGGCGGCGGCACACAGCGCCTGCCCAAACTGGTGGGCAGGATGCGGGCCAAGGAAATCCTGCTGTCGGGCCGGTTCATCACCGCATCGGAGGCTGTGGACTATGGTGCTGCCCTTGAGGTGCTGGAGGCTGATGCGCTGCTGCCACGGGCGCGTGACATGGCGGAAATGCTGGTCGCACAGGCGCCTGTGGCGCTCAGCGAGGGCAAGCGGGTTATAGATGACGGGGTCGAGATGCCGCTAAGCGCCGGGCTGACATTCGAACAGCGTGTTCTTGGCGCGCTTTATGCCACCGATGATGCCAAGGAAGGCATCGACGCATTCGTGGGAAAAAGAGACCCGGTCTGGTCGGGAACATGA
- a CDS encoding CaiB/BaiF CoA transferase family protein — protein MTAAMTPDALDGVRVLDFTQMMLGPLCTQTLADLGADVVKVERPGVGEWMRKMPMLGEFVGRDSAAFHSFNRNKRSVAVDLKHPDGRALLLEIVKDFDVVTENFRAGVMDRLGLGYEDFKAVKPDIIYASGSGWGQNSELAKQNWPGQDLLIQAMSGVMYNTGRATDQPTACGTPIADFAASQAMVSGILAALLARARHGLGQRVEVDLYSATLNLMAQENFAVLNQDLTLERSSAGVATPWNDAPYGPHPTSDGYVAIAMCPLDKLAILLDDPGIAGMHGFRDRDVLKLRIDGHSAKMTTAALLKLLQSADVWCAPVRDSREAMDELVETGSDLLVDLDHPEAGVVKAIACPITLTGTPATRKDPAPLVGQHTDEVLQELIGGARCSALKEKGAIG, from the coding sequence ATGACTGCTGCAATGACGCCGGATGCGCTTGATGGTGTGCGCGTGCTGGATTTCACCCAGATGATGCTGGGCCCGCTATGCACGCAGACTCTGGCCGATCTGGGCGCCGATGTGGTGAAGGTTGAACGCCCGGGCGTTGGCGAATGGATGCGCAAGATGCCGATGCTTGGTGAATTTGTCGGCAGGGATTCCGCGGCCTTCCATTCTTTCAATCGCAACAAACGCTCTGTCGCGGTTGATCTGAAACATCCCGATGGGCGTGCGCTTCTGCTGGAGATCGTCAAGGATTTTGACGTGGTGACCGAGAATTTCCGGGCCGGCGTGATGGACCGGCTTGGCCTTGGATATGAGGATTTCAAAGCCGTCAAACCCGATATCATCTATGCCAGCGGGTCGGGCTGGGGCCAAAACTCGGAACTGGCCAAGCAGAACTGGCCGGGGCAGGATTTGCTGATCCAGGCCATGTCCGGTGTGATGTATAATACCGGGCGGGCCACGGATCAGCCCACGGCCTGTGGCACGCCGATTGCCGATTTCGCGGCCAGCCAGGCGATGGTTTCCGGCATTCTGGCGGCCCTTCTGGCCCGCGCCCGGCACGGGCTTGGGCAGCGGGTGGAGGTTGACCTTTATTCAGCAACCCTGAACCTGATGGCGCAGGAAAACTTCGCGGTTCTCAATCAGGATCTGACGTTGGAACGCTCCAGCGCCGGTGTTGCAACGCCCTGGAATGATGCGCCTTATGGCCCGCACCCGACATCTGATGGCTATGTCGCGATTGCGATGTGTCCGTTGGACAAGCTGGCCATTTTGCTGGACGATCCCGGCATTGCCGGGATGCACGGGTTTCGCGACCGCGATGTGCTGAAACTGCGGATTGATGGCCATAGCGCAAAAATGACCACGGCGGCATTGTTGAAACTGCTGCAATCAGCGGATGTCTGGTGCGCGCCGGTACGCGACAGCCGGGAAGCGATGGATGAACTGGTGGAAACCGGGTCTGACCTGCTGGTCGATCTGGATCATCCCGAGGCAGGGGTGGTGAAGGCGATTGCCTGCCCGATCACCCTGACCGGCACGCCCGCCACACGCAAGGACCCGGCACCGCTTGTGGGGCAGCATACCGATGAGGTTTTGCAGGAACTGATCGGGGGTGCACGCTGTAGCGCGCTGAAAGAGAAAGGCGCGATTGGATGA
- a CDS encoding biotin-dependent carboxyltransferase family protein, whose protein sequence is MTDLTVLDCGPGTSVQDAGRLGHRRYGVPTAGAMDRSALAAANLLVGNGPFAAAIEFTLIGGRFRVGEAGVLVAVAGPGLSLCIDGQKVLTHHSAYAPAGAVLEVSPIRGGVYGYLAIRGGLTSPLAMGSRSAHIRSGIGGVALTAGDILTCSASDSNEPELAGDATALGGINGKGGPFRVVPGPQDGEFEQGALNRFLSSPYTVSPQSDRMGQRLSGASLCHPGGHNIVSDGVVPGSVQVPGDGQPIVLMRDAQTTGGYPKIATVISADLGRLAQTLPGGTVRFRAVTMAQAQEAARRMAAGLLGLAKGVHPADIRSLPERLSGENLISGIVADD, encoded by the coding sequence GTGACCGATCTGACCGTTCTGGACTGCGGGCCCGGCACAAGCGTGCAGGATGCCGGGCGGCTTGGTCACCGCCGCTATGGCGTGCCGACAGCAGGTGCGATGGACAGATCAGCCTTGGCTGCCGCCAATCTTCTGGTTGGCAACGGACCCTTTGCAGCCGCGATTGAATTCACCCTGATCGGCGGGCGGTTTCGTGTCGGGGAGGCGGGTGTGCTTGTGGCGGTGGCCGGGCCGGGGCTGTCCCTCTGCATCGACGGGCAGAAGGTGCTGACCCACCATTCCGCCTATGCACCGGCGGGGGCGGTGCTTGAGGTGTCGCCGATCCGGGGCGGGGTTTATGGCTATCTTGCGATCCGGGGCGGCCTTACCTCGCCTTTGGCGATGGGCAGCCGTTCGGCGCATATACGCTCCGGCATCGGAGGCGTCGCGCTGACGGCGGGGGATATCCTGACATGTTCCGCCTCTGACTCCAATGAACCGGAACTGGCAGGGGATGCGACGGCGCTGGGGGGTATCAATGGCAAGGGCGGCCCGTTTCGTGTGGTGCCGGGGCCTCAGGACGGTGAATTTGAACAGGGCGCGCTGAACAGGTTTCTGTCATCCCCTTACACGGTCAGCCCGCAATCGGATCGCATGGGTCAACGCCTGTCGGGGGCATCGCTTTGCCATCCTGGCGGGCATAACATCGTCTCCGACGGGGTGGTGCCGGGCAGCGTTCAGGTGCCCGGCGACGGGCAGCCGATTGTGCTGATGCGGGATGCCCAGACCACGGGCGGATATCCCAAGATCGCCACCGTAATCTCTGCTGATCTTGGCCGTCTGGCGCAGACCTTGCCCGGCGGGACCGTGCGGTTTCGCGCGGTGACAATGGCCCAGGCGCAGGAGGCCGCACGCCGCATGGCCGCAGGGTTGCTTGGCCTTGCCAAAGGGGTGCATCCGGCGGATATCCGATCCCTGCCTGAGCGGTTATCGGGCGAAAACCTTATCAGCGGTATCGTTGCGGATGATTGA
- a CDS encoding hydantoinase/carbamoylase family amidase codes for MNQIPAEPRQNTAVPDIDLAARIFEELRLRTAASRGVTRASYGMGEQLAHDILKREAAKLDLSIQTDAACNLYMTLPGRGRGKPIYIGSHLDSVPLGGNFDGAAGVLLGLSVIAGFCSAGVVPPCDIVLVAIRAEESTWFGASYIGSRAAFGQLAAEELDDVLRAGDRSTLGAAIAAAGGDTASLRQGAAYLDPAAIGMFLEPHIEQGPVLLEQNLPIGIVTGIRGSFRYRHARCFGTYAHSGATGRSSRQDAVVAVSALVVRLNALWKDLDAEGEDMTVTIGQFNTDADEAAFSKVPGKVSFSLDLRSASPDTLARLRREVEARFQAIETEMGVRFEPGAPSGSTPARMHPGIVAGFENAARMLRVPTRIMPCGAGHDAAVFAQMGVPTGMVFIRNRNGSHNPDEHMEISDFAIAAEVVSALCLDPPQLSE; via the coding sequence ATGAATCAAATCCCGGCTGAGCCCCGTCAGAACACGGCTGTGCCGGATATCGACCTGGCCGCCCGGATATTCGAGGAACTGCGCCTGCGCACGGCGGCAAGCCGGGGGGTGACCCGCGCCTCCTATGGAATGGGGGAGCAACTGGCCCATGACATTCTCAAACGCGAGGCCGCAAAGCTGGATCTGAGCATTCAGACCGACGCGGCCTGCAATCTTTACATGACGCTGCCGGGCCGGGGGCGGGGCAAGCCGATCTATATCGGGTCGCATCTTGATTCCGTTCCCCTGGGCGGCAATTTCGACGGCGCGGCGGGTGTGTTGCTGGGATTGTCTGTGATCGCAGGCTTTTGCAGCGCCGGCGTCGTGCCGCCCTGTGATATCGTTCTTGTCGCGATCCGGGCCGAGGAAAGCACCTGGTTCGGGGCATCCTATATCGGCAGCCGGGCGGCTTTTGGTCAGCTTGCCGCAGAGGAACTGGACGATGTGCTGCGTGCGGGTGACCGATCAACCCTGGGCGCGGCCATCGCGGCGGCGGGCGGTGATACCGCCAGTCTTCGGCAGGGTGCGGCCTATCTTGATCCTGCGGCGATTGGCATGTTTCTGGAACCGCATATCGAACAGGGCCCGGTGCTGCTTGAACAGAACCTGCCGATTGGTATCGTCACCGGTATTCGCGGCAGTTTTCGCTATCGCCACGCCCGCTGCTTTGGCACATATGCCCATTCGGGGGCGACGGGGCGTTCCTCGCGACAGGATGCGGTGGTGGCTGTTTCGGCGCTGGTTGTCCGGCTGAACGCGTTGTGGAAGGACTTGGATGCAGAGGGGGAGGATATGACCGTGACCATCGGCCAGTTCAACACCGATGCCGATGAGGCTGCCTTCAGCAAAGTCCCGGGCAAGGTGTCGTTCTCGCTTGATCTGCGCAGCGCCAGCCCCGACACGCTTGCACGGCTGCGCCGCGAGGTGGAGGCCCGGTTTCAGGCCATCGAGACCGAAATGGGTGTCCGGTTCGAACCCGGTGCGCCAAGCGGGTCCACGCCTGCGCGGATGCATCCCGGGATCGTGGCGGGGTTTGAAAATGCAGCGCGCATGTTGCGGGTGCCGACTCGCATCATGCCATGCGGGGCAGGCCATGATGCGGCTGTCTTTGCCCAGATGGGTGTGCCCACGGGCATGGTGTTCATCCGCAACCGCAACGGCAGCCATAACCCTGACGAGCATATGGAGATCAGCGATTTTGCCATTGCGGCAGAGGTTGTTTCGGCCCTGTGTCTGGACCCGCCGCAGTTATCGGAATGA
- a CDS encoding LacI family DNA-binding transcriptional regulator has protein sequence MSSNADIARAAGVSPAIVSRIVNGDKTLRVSKETRERVLRLIEEMDYAPNVAARNLKSAKTGVIALVVHDLTNSIYAEIIAGAHQAAMGFGKTILVGEANSDAFGRSHLETLVAGRGVDGLILQGADTRLDKTLARAARNNVPTVFLQSGDPDKAMIIHLDDVEAGRMATTHLTDLGHRRIGFIGVDDRLQFSKGRKTGWEQGLRAAGIAPDTGWDTIGGNQFDEGAEAISRLLGKTPDLSAVVVSSFVGAIGVLAKLQDSGKTVPHDFSVIAIHDTPLADYLRPALTVIRMPLRALGIRAVEEICAATPARSGMVVVDQIAPQIILRSSTAAPKAR, from the coding sequence ATGAGCAGCAACGCAGACATCGCCCGTGCCGCCGGGGTTTCACCGGCAATCGTCAGCCGCATCGTAAACGGCGACAAAACCCTGCGTGTGAGCAAGGAAACACGTGAACGGGTGCTGCGGCTGATTGAGGAAATGGATTATGCGCCGAATGTGGCGGCCCGGAACCTCAAATCGGCCAAAACGGGTGTGATCGCCCTTGTTGTCCATGATCTGACAAATTCGATCTATGCCGAAATCATCGCCGGGGCGCATCAGGCAGCCATGGGGTTCGGCAAGACCATTCTGGTGGGAGAGGCAAATTCGGATGCTTTTGGCAGGTCGCATCTGGAAACGCTGGTGGCAGGCCGCGGGGTCGATGGGCTGATCCTGCAAGGCGCTGATACAAGGCTTGACAAGACTCTGGCGCGCGCCGCGCGCAACAATGTGCCGACCGTGTTCCTGCAATCCGGCGACCCGGACAAGGCAATGATCATCCATCTTGATGATGTGGAGGCCGGGCGTATGGCCACCACCCATCTGACGGATCTGGGTCATCGCAGGATCGGCTTTATCGGGGTGGATGACAGGCTTCAGTTCTCAAAGGGCCGCAAGACCGGATGGGAACAGGGCCTGCGCGCAGCGGGCATCGCCCCCGATACCGGATGGGACACAATTGGTGGCAATCAGTTCGATGAGGGGGCCGAGGCAATCTCTCGCCTGCTTGGCAAAACACCCGATCTGAGCGCGGTTGTGGTCTCAAGCTTTGTGGGTGCGATCGGGGTGCTGGCAAAGCTTCAGGATAGCGGAAAGACCGTGCCGCATGATTTTTCCGTCATCGCCATCCACGACACGCCGCTGGCCGATTACCTGCGCCCCGCATTGACCGTGATCCGCATGCCCCTGCGCGCCTTGGGTATCCGCGCGGTAGAGGAGATCTGCGCCGCCACCCCGGCCAGATCGGGCATGGTGGTGGTTGATCAGATTGCGCCGCAGATCATCCTCAGATCCAGCACAGCCGCACCAAAAGCGCGATAA
- a CDS encoding PepSY-associated TM helix domain-containing protein, whose protein sequence is MALTDQIRPDTGPATTGARARFYSTAWRWHFYAGLYVVPFLIMLAVTGLIMLYAAVIVGRDGEKITVIPLDTTLAVSAQAEAAQQAVPDGVLVRYMAPRSDDLAAVFRMDVADQALMVAVDPYRGDVLSVAPRRDALYDFVADIHGELLLGSTGDFLIEIAASLGMVLIATGLYLWWPRGTRLSQALVPQLRARGRRWWKSMHATIGVWSALLLAVFLVSGLSWAGVWGGKFVQAWSTFPAEKWGAPLSDLTHADMNHGDALEVPWALEQTPMPASGSQAGVEGLAPGMPVTIDSVVAFARSIGFDHRFQLDMPRDETGVWTIARDSMSNDSSDPTSDRTVHIDQYTGRILADVRFADYSIYGKGMAVGIAFHEGDMGLWNLVLNTVFCLSVVFLCVSGIVMWWMRRPAGAWRIVAPPLPRNIPLWRGAMMVGLVLAIVFPLAGLTLVTVFLIDRVLVAIAPAAKARLS, encoded by the coding sequence ATGGCTTTGACCGATCAAATCCGCCCCGATACGGGGCCGGCAACCACTGGCGCGCGCGCCAGATTCTATTCAACCGCATGGCGATGGCATTTCTACGCCGGGCTGTATGTCGTCCCGTTTCTGATCATGCTCGCGGTGACAGGGCTTATCATGCTTTACGCGGCGGTTATCGTCGGCCGCGATGGTGAGAAGATCACTGTGATACCACTGGATACCACACTTGCGGTTTCGGCGCAGGCCGAGGCTGCGCAACAGGCCGTCCCGGATGGAGTGCTGGTGCGTTATATGGCGCCACGCTCTGATGATCTGGCGGCGGTGTTCCGTATGGATGTGGCCGATCAGGCGTTGATGGTGGCGGTGGACCCGTATCGCGGCGATGTCCTGTCTGTCGCCCCACGGCGGGATGCGCTGTATGATTTTGTTGCGGATATTCATGGTGAGCTTCTGCTTGGCAGCACGGGCGATTTTCTGATCGAGATTGCGGCCTCGCTTGGGATGGTTCTGATCGCCACGGGGCTATACCTCTGGTGGCCGCGGGGCACCCGGTTGTCGCAGGCACTGGTGCCGCAACTGCGTGCCAGGGGCCGCCGGTGGTGGAAATCAATGCATGCCACAATCGGTGTCTGGAGCGCGCTTTTGCTGGCGGTCTTTCTGGTGTCTGGCCTGTCATGGGCCGGTGTCTGGGGTGGCAAATTCGTGCAGGCCTGGAGCACATTTCCGGCAGAGAAATGGGGCGCACCCCTGTCAGATCTGACCCATGCGGATATGAACCACGGGGATGCGCTGGAAGTGCCCTGGGCACTGGAGCAGACACCGATGCCTGCCTCGGGTTCGCAGGCGGGTGTTGAGGGGCTTGCCCCGGGCATGCCGGTCACCATTGACAGCGTGGTTGCCTTTGCGCGCAGCATTGGTTTCGATCATCGGTTCCAGCTGGACATGCCCCGTGACGAGACAGGCGTCTGGACGATTGCCCGGGATTCGATGAGCAATGACAGCTCTGACCCGACCTCGGACCGGACCGTTCACATTGATCAGTATACCGGGCGTATCCTGGCGGATGTGCGATTTGCCGATTACTCGATATACGGCAAAGGCATGGCGGTCGGCATCGCGTTTCACGAAGGCGATATGGGATTGTGGAACCTGGTGCTGAACACGGTGTTCTGCCTGTCGGTTGTGTTTCTTTGTGTCAGCGGAATCGTGATGTGGTGGATGCGGCGCCCCGCCGGGGCATGGCGGATTGTTGCGCCGCCTTTGCCAAGGAACATACCGTTATGGCGTGGCGCGATGATGGTCGGGCTGGTTCTGGCGATTGTTTTCCCGCTTGCCGGGCTGACGCTTGTCACGGTGTTTCTGATTGACCGGGTGCTGGTGGCCATCGCCCCGGCGGCGAAAGCGCGGCTTTCCTGA
- a CDS encoding GntR family transcriptional regulator, translating into MLKETDKRLALQAYEKVLDLILSGEAQPGDLLNERRLAEHLDMSRTPVRDALLMLEGEGLLVRQGKRGLQIKQMRIEDYMDALQIRTFLEPEVARMAAMDLEEGALDDLAATLKQLVERAATGQARIERDEVRGVDEQLHGLIADAAGNQQLSSIIRMLRRQTQIFDLKRLPERLEDTCREHLAIIDALNSRRGDDAAAAMRTHLDKVRASIVARLVKS; encoded by the coding sequence ATGCTGAAGGAAACCGACAAGAGGCTTGCATTGCAGGCCTATGAGAAGGTGCTTGACCTGATCCTTTCGGGGGAGGCGCAGCCGGGCGATCTGCTGAATGAACGCAGGCTGGCCGAGCATCTTGATATGTCGCGCACGCCGGTGCGTGATGCATTGCTGATGCTGGAGGGGGAGGGGCTTCTTGTGCGGCAAGGCAAGCGCGGCCTTCAGATCAAGCAGATGCGGATCGAGGATTACATGGATGCGCTTCAGATACGCACGTTTCTGGAACCCGAGGTTGCGCGTATGGCGGCCATGGATCTGGAAGAGGGCGCGCTTGACGATCTGGCCGCAACCTTGAAGCAGCTTGTGGAACGGGCCGCCACCGGGCAGGCGCGGATAGAACGGGACGAAGTGCGCGGGGTTGACGAACAGTTGCACGGGCTGATTGCCGATGCTGCGGGAAACCAGCAATTGTCTTCGATCATCCGCATGCTGCGCCGGCAGACGCAGATCTTCGATCTCAAGCGGCTGCCCGAACGGCTTGAAGATACCTGTCGCGAACATCTTGCGATCATAGATGCGCTGAATTCCAGACGCGGGGATGACGCCGCAGCGGCGATGCGCACCCATCTTGATAAAGTCCGCGCCAGTATTGTTGCACGATTGGTAAAATCATGA
- a CDS encoding hydroxyacid dehydrogenase → MTDCVVVQPIAACGVVALRKAGLDVHVAPAPDLDQMRVSLAHARAVITRNWGFPAEAIAAAPKLEVIAVHGTGTDRVDHAMAEARGIALCNTPGTNAQSVAEHALGLILSCARAIPASDQAVRSDDFDFRDRHHPVELSGRTLGLVGYGHVAQRLAGMARALGMQVLVLSVHADAAALTQAGCIPVGTVEQICATADVVSLHGVPGRSPRFDATLIGQMKAGAILINTARGALIDDTALVAALRSGHLRAAGLDVFQPEPPDTDSPLLTCPNLYLTPHMGGATVEAMDRTGLAVAQIVIDRLCPDFA, encoded by the coding sequence ATGACAGATTGCGTTGTGGTCCAGCCGATTGCCGCATGTGGTGTGGTGGCGTTGCGGAAGGCGGGGCTTGATGTACATGTGGCCCCCGCCCCGGACCTGGATCAGATGCGCGTTTCACTGGCCCATGCACGGGCGGTGATCACCCGCAACTGGGGTTTTCCGGCAGAAGCGATTGCTGCGGCCCCGAAACTTGAGGTGATCGCGGTTCACGGCACCGGCACGGATCGGGTGGATCACGCCATGGCAGAGGCCCGCGGCATCGCCCTGTGCAATACGCCGGGGACAAATGCGCAATCGGTTGCCGAACATGCCCTTGGCCTGATCTTGTCCTGCGCCCGGGCCATCCCGGCGTCGGATCAGGCTGTCCGCTCCGATGATTTTGACTTTCGCGACCGGCATCACCCGGTTGAGCTGTCGGGCCGGACCCTGGGCCTTGTCGGCTATGGCCATGTCGCGCAGCGTCTGGCCGGGATGGCGCGGGCGCTTGGCATGCAGGTGCTTGTTCTGTCGGTCCATGCGGATGCGGCGGCGCTGACACAGGCGGGCTGCATTCCTGTGGGCACAGTTGAACAGATTTGCGCCACTGCCGATGTGGTGTCACTGCATGGTGTTCCGGGGCGGTCCCCCCGGTTCGATGCGACCCTTATCGGGCAGATGAAAGCCGGGGCCATTCTGATCAACACCGCACGCGGTGCGCTGATTGATGACACAGCGCTGGTTGCGGCCCTGCGGTCAGGGCATCTGCGCGCCGCCGGGCTTGACGTGTTCCAGCCCGAGCCGCCAGATACAGACAGCCCGCTTCTAACCTGCCCGAACCTGTATCTGACACCGCATATGGGCGGGGCCACGGTTGAGGCGATGGATCGTACCGGACTGGCCGTCGCACAGATCGTGATTGACCGGCTGTGCCCGGATTTTGCCTGA
- the pxpB gene encoding 5-oxoprolinase subunit PxpB, which produces METDTQTKAAYKTAKLLAMGDTALTVEFGTEIDPLSNARVLALEAAITGMFIPGIVETVPTYRSLTVHIDPVTVDMEGLQQTLQALAARPVAVTARPGHSWQVPVVYGGSFGPDLEAAAKACGLTPAELVTRHSAGSYTIAMIGFLPGFSYLSGLDPRLAIPRREEPRLQVAASSISIGGAQTAIGSVSGPSGWHMLGRTPARPFVQDRKPQALFAPGDRISFAPIDAGEWDRLDAAAAKGQLVITEMTR; this is translated from the coding sequence ATGGAGACGGATACGCAGACAAAAGCCGCGTATAAGACCGCAAAACTCCTGGCGATGGGGGATACAGCGCTCACAGTCGAATTCGGCACAGAGATTGACCCGCTGTCCAATGCCCGCGTTCTGGCGCTGGAAGCCGCGATTACTGGGATGTTCATACCCGGCATTGTCGAAACCGTGCCCACCTATCGCTCCCTTACGGTTCATATCGACCCGGTGACGGTGGATATGGAGGGATTGCAACAGACATTGCAGGCGCTGGCCGCCCGGCCCGTGGCTGTCACCGCGAGGCCCGGGCACAGCTGGCAGGTGCCGGTTGTCTATGGCGGCAGTTTTGGGCCGGATCTTGAAGCTGCGGCCAAGGCCTGCGGGCTGACCCCGGCAGAACTGGTCACGCGGCATTCCGCTGGCTCATATACGATTGCGATGATCGGGTTTCTGCCCGGCTTCTCATATCTCAGCGGTCTTGATCCCCGGCTTGCGATCCCAAGGCGGGAGGAGCCGCGCCTGCAGGTGGCCGCATCCTCAATCTCGATCGGCGGTGCACAGACTGCGATCGGCAGCGTCTCAGGGCCAAGCGGGTGGCATATGCTGGGCCGGACCCCGGCGCGGCCTTTTGTTCAGGACCGCAAGCCGCAGGCCCTGTTCGCCCCGGGGGACCGCATTTCCTTTGCCCCGATTGATGCCGGCGAATGGGACAGGCTGGATGCGGCGGCGGCAAAAGGCCAATTGGTGATCACGGAGATGACCCGGTGA
- a CDS encoding M24 family metallopeptidase, protein MIQPGAFLPFSREEHEDRQSRLRAELKRRNVDAMLVFAQESHFWLTGYDTGGFVFFQCAVVTADDRPIVLLTRRPDLLQARQTSTIEDIRIWWDAEDANPAQDLKSILSELGLEGGRIAVELNTHGLTGWNLWRLQGALDGFCTLENDDHLIRRMRLVKSPAELEYMRTAGDILDASLLDVIDIARPGITDAQVKAAYIASVLGRGGDMPPNDPIFNSGPRAVYGRGVSFPRQILAQDQLLVEYPVAYRRYNVKTEWMILFGKVADAQRKMYDVARETLHKMTEIARPGTTLGEIFDCHADGLDAGGYGQHRYGATGYSVGGTFAPTSMDVPPMIYSGNPMQCEPGMTLFYHVMLGDSDSGYAMGVGHTLLVTEGAPDILTSLPDDLTVVT, encoded by the coding sequence ATGATCCAGCCCGGCGCCTTTCTGCCATTTTCGCGGGAAGAACATGAAGATCGCCAATCCCGGCTGCGTGCCGAGCTGAAACGCCGCAACGTGGATGCGATGCTGGTTTTTGCCCAGGAAAGCCATTTCTGGCTGACCGGCTATGACACCGGGGGCTTTGTCTTCTTCCAATGTGCCGTTGTCACCGCTGATGACAGGCCGATTGTCCTGCTGACGCGGCGCCCTGATCTGCTTCAGGCACGTCAGACCAGCACCATCGAGGATATCCGCATCTGGTGGGACGCCGAAGATGCCAACCCCGCACAGGATCTCAAAAGCATCCTGTCGGAACTGGGCCTTGAAGGCGGCAGGATTGCTGTGGAACTGAACACCCACGGGCTGACCGGCTGGAACCTGTGGCGCCTTCAGGGGGCGCTTGACGGGTTCTGCACCCTTGAAAATGACGATCACCTGATCCGGCGCATGCGGCTTGTGAAATCACCGGCCGAGCTGGAATATATGCGCACGGCGGGGGATATTCTTGATGCCTCGCTTCTGGATGTCATTGATATCGCCCGCCCCGGCATAACCGATGCGCAGGTCAAGGCGGCCTATATCGCCTCGGTCCTCGGGCGCGGCGGGGATATGCCCCCCAATGACCCGATCTTCAATTCCGGGCCACGTGCGGTTTATGGCCGTGGCGTTTCCTTCCCGCGTCAGATCCTGGCGCAGGATCAGCTTCTGGTTGAATATCCGGTCGCCTACCGCCGGTATAATGTCAAAACCGAATGGATGATCCTGTTTGGCAAGGTCGCCGATGCGCAGCGCAAGATGTATGATGTTGCGCGGGAAACCCTGCATAAGATGACCGAGATTGCCCGCCCCGGCACAACCCTGGGCGAAATATTCGACTGCCATGCCGACGGGCTGGATGCGGGCGGGTATGGGCAGCACCGGTACGGGGCCACGGGATATTCGGTTGGCGGAACCTTCGCACCGACCAGCATGGATGTGCCGCCGATGATCTATTCGGGCAATCCGATGCAATGTGAACCGGGCATGACCCTGTTTTATCATGTGATGCTGGGCGACAGCGACAGCGGATACGCCATGGGCGTCGGCCATACCCTGCTGGTGACCGAAGGCGCGCCGGATATTCTGACCTCATTGCCCGATGATCTGACCGTTGTGACCTGA